In Oreochromis aureus strain Israel breed Guangdong linkage group 17, ZZ_aureus, whole genome shotgun sequence, the genomic stretch CTGCCAACATCCTACTGTCGGGTGCCAATACCTACAAGTTGACACCCACCCAGTGGTTCTTCAGGGAAGGCAGCATGTTTGTGGCACTGGCGGCCTCTGTCTTCAGCCTACTTGCCATTGCCATTGAGCGCCACCTCACCATGCTGAAGATGAAGCTGCACAACAATGGGAACACCTTCCGCGTCTTTCTACTCATCAGCACCGTGTGGATGATCGCAGCCGTTCTAGGCGGTCTGCCGGTGATGGGCTGGAACTGCATCCAGAGCATGACGCAGTGCTCCACCGTGCTACCACTCTACCACAAAGCCTACATCCTGTTCTGCACCACTGTCTTCAGTATCATTCTTATGGCCATTGTGGTGCTCTATGCCAGGATCTATGCATTGGTGCGCACTCGTAGCCGCAAACTGGTCTTCCGCAAAGTGTCCAATGGTCGCAGCAATGCCAGTGCAAACAGTAAGAGTTCAGAGAAGTCAATGGCACTCCTGAAGACAGTCATCATTGTTCTCAGCTGCTTCATTGCCTGCTGGGCACCACTCTTTATCCTCTTGCTGCTAGATGTGGCCTGTGAGACGCTAAGCTGCCCAATCCTCTACAAGGCAGAGTGGTTCCTGGCACTTGCAGTCCTAAACTCTGCCATGAACCCACTCATCTACACGCTGACCAGCAACGAGATGCGGCGTGCATTCCTAAAGACACTGCTGTGCTGTACCGCCTTCATTCGACCACGCACCAAGCTCACAGGACCAATAATGGGAGCGGAGTTTAGCCGCAGCAAGTCTGATAACTCCTCTCATCCCAACAAGGAGGAAGTGGAGTACTCGCCGAGGGAGACAACCGTAGTGTCCTCGGGGAATGTCACCTCATCATCTTAAACATGCAGGACAAACAAGCAGATGTACAGGGTCAGATGAGGAGTACGTGTTTGTACACAAAATACATGTGAACTCTGCCATGTAGCCAAGTCACGAAACCTCCAGCTGACCAGGACTCAGAGACTTTCAAACTGATTGGAAAGtaaaagaagtccagacactgtTTGTAGTTCAAAACCGTCATGTGACAGCACCTACTGGAGTCAGTGGCTGTAACTCCTGTATGCTGGGATGGATTGTGTTTCATCTCATCTGCTTAATGTAGATCATTGTGGTCCTGCGTCATTGAAGACCTGGTCAGAACATAAAGTGCTTCTTCAGATTTTATACAGATATCCAAACTTGCTGATACACAGCATTTCTCTGCAAAATACACTTTACCAGACAGTCAAAGCATGATAAAATAGTGACTTATTGATGTGTTTTGATGCATCAaggttaattttactgaata encodes the following:
- the s1pr1 gene encoding sphingosine 1-phosphate receptor 1, with amino-acid sequence MEAMAEPSYSDLIAKHYNYTGKFRKTEQDSGLKADSVIFIIVCCFIILENILVLTTIWRTKKFHKPMYYFIGNLALSDLLAGVVYTANILLSGANTYKLTPTQWFFREGSMFVALAASVFSLLAIAIERHLTMLKMKLHNNGNTFRVFLLISTVWMIAAVLGGLPVMGWNCIQSMTQCSTVLPLYHKAYILFCTTVFSIILMAIVVLYARIYALVRTRSRKLVFRKVSNGRSNASANSKSSEKSMALLKTVIIVLSCFIACWAPLFILLLLDVACETLSCPILYKAEWFLALAVLNSAMNPLIYTLTSNEMRRAFLKTLLCCTAFIRPRTKLTGPIMGAEFSRSKSDNSSHPNKEEVEYSPRETTVVSSGNVTSSS